The DNA region CTTATATCCTGTTCTCTTAACTTTCATAattttggccatgaaaataaatgttctttgTTACATTCTTCTTCTTTGCACAGGTGACACTCATAATCTACATTTTACTCTGAAATCTGTTTTCATTTCAAGCATGTTTAACATTGCCTTCACTATTGGGATTGCCTTATCCATATCCATTTTAATATTATACGGTGTGAGTTATTGCCATctataaatcttatatttttcttttaacactTTCACGTTTTCTTCGATTGTTTCCTTTACCTTTTCCACATTTTTTCTTAAATTAGTTTTTTGTTCTGGGTTCTTTTCCCGTCCCATTTCCTATTTCgcctattttcattttatatttacaacAAATTTCTTCAATACTGCTCCTCCAACATTTTTCATAGCGGTTTTAcaattaatattcaattatctctCTGATAAATATCTTTTCATCCGAGTTTATAATAAAATGGAACAGCATTATTCAAGACCCGGTTATATTCCTGTTTCTAATTAGATGTCCAAATAAGTAAGCTACATTTGTTTATCATTGTGTATCGAAGGTTTTCTTCCAGATCTTTCATttctttatctcttatttcactCCTGGTCTCTACATTAGCAAATATTGTTGGAACAACGACTGCTCTATATGTTTTCTTTCTGGCATCCAATATGTCTCCATATTTACGTATTTCTTGGACCATGTTAGCGACCCTTAGGCTTTTCTTAGctatacttatttccttgtttccttactgtGTACCCTTCTCCCACATACTTATAGTACAAGGTAACTACATTCACTGACCTATTCTTCATTTTTTTCCTGtaatctctattttttcttttatttattactcAAACCAGATGTTTTGGAATTGGTACTGTTTGAACGTTTTCAGGATCCCCAAGCCACGACAGTTACTTATTGCTTATTCTAGTCCTTTCCTTCCTGTGGGAAAACATAATATCGTCTACAAATATCAAGgattcaatttcaatattcctTATCAGTTATTTTTTTCTACAGATGCTATCCACTTTGTCTATCACTATACTTCCCATCTTAGGTCCAAATATagttccttttgttatttttcctCTATCTCAATTTTATCTGTTGTTTCTGCGGGACAGTTAAGGACTGCTACACCTTTTAAATTcatttttaatgcaatacttttgaGCATGCTATTACTTCTCGCATCTTTTTAATACAATATTCCAGATCTAATTTATCGAAGCATTTACATGCATAATAAAACCGTATGTATGTTGGTCCACCATGTAAGCATTATAGCCGATTACTGTAGTCAGAGTTAGCATATGATCTCCACTCGATCTTCCTTCGATGATTGCATATTGGAACTTACACGTCTCTTTCTTGTGTTTGTTCTTTGATTTTTCCATTTTTACTTCTCCGATATATAATCAATTGCAATTGCTTCACTAAAATacttttcctgtttgagccctaggGCTTGGTAACATCcttctttttccaattagggttgttgtttagatgataataataataataataatgataataataataataataataataataataataataataataataataataataataataacaaatcagcACTCTTCCGTCATTAAGTTTCTATTATTACTAAACCCTTTAAAGCCGTCTATGTTTAACTCTTCTTTATCCCTCAAGCGAGTCTCAGTGATGGAGATAATTACTGGTTTCACCTTTTCGACTACCTCCTCCAGCGAGCCCAATTTTAACTTTATTCCCCTTTTAATAATGTAGTATATGTTGAatgatttataaaattttattttcttttcccttctcctctttcttTTCAATAGGACTATAGCCTACTTTGGCTTGACCGTCCTGCGGAATTAGATATGCCGTCTTTTTTACCTTCTCAAATTGCTCTGATTCGGCTTGTAAGATTTCCCCTTGCCTATTTCTTGTATTCTTCTTCCTGTTCCCTAcattttacaatttaaaaaaaaaaatatttggctttccatatttttttttctacgggatggttgatttttttttttcatgtattttttcctCTTATTGCATCTACACGGCTCCTTATTACGTCCATACAGTGACATGATTTATCTCTTAAATCATTATGGCTCATCCTCTTTAACAGATATTATAGCATTATTTCTAGTGTACCAACTGTCTTTCTACCAATGTCATTATTTGCAATTATTTCCATACAGGCATCTACCTTCTATATAGAACTTGCATGGCATTTGTTTCTTTGTCAGTTCCTCTGTAGATCAAATTCCTCATACAGATAGCGTATGTGGAGAAATCTACATACCCGGCCTTCTTTACGGAATCAATTTTTGAaatttgtgcaattttttttttttttttttttttttttttttttttttttttgagggggcggCATTCTTTCGGTGTGCTTCTGGGCAAATCCTGCTCTGGACATCTTGCTCTTCTTCTTATACTGTTTCCtcgttgttttgttaatttttaataATCATTATCACTTCTATTTGCAGTGGTAGTAATGTTTTGGATTACCTATGTATCAGCTTAAGCCTTACGCTGCAAAATGAAGAGTCCAAAGGCTCTTGATTAATTATGAGGCTCAGACCATCAAGCCAAGACACAGAACTTATCTCTTAACCAGCGCATCTTTCATTCAAACTTTCCTCCAGGCATCAAATTTACATTAACACGGTCCTCTCTTGCATCATTCATATCAGCCGATCTTCTGTCATATGCAATGAGATGCACTTTAGGACACGTTCTCATCGAATGACAGGGCTCCATTTGCATATTATATTTCAAACTCCCTACGCGCTAGATGTATTCGTCTGTTCTTGGGCCCATACGCAACCCTTccataaaattatattgaaaataagttCACGGCTTTTTTGGATATATCATGCGCCGTAGACTAAAAAACGGCATCCTGCGTCTACccatagagagatatatagataatttattgaTCACAACTACAAAGTTTTACCATATATAGATAACGTACAACATAATGCCCAAAAAGTTGCTCgtttacaattattctttatcattcAGCTATAATCCacaaaataacaatatataaaagaacaaagaCAAAATATACAAAGACGAAAACAAAAGAGGAATCGGCCTACCACATTAACTGTACACCTCATGGATTAATTTACGTGTATTATCTAAAGTTAAGTTTTATCAAAAAGTTCCTCTACTTTGTCGATATTATAATGGATTCTAAATGACTCTGTTAAAGGACACAGATCTTTCAGTTGTAAGACCGCACATACACAGATGTTCCTCGATAAGAAGCCGGCCCGGCcgcgaatttttttttcccaaacaggtttgCATATTGGGGCAGGGCTTCGtaggcagaaaacagattataagggtaactcctttattacggctgcgttgagatttgatgtgtaactagctcattaaagttatgatcagtaactgcgttcataaagagctgaaatatttatagatagcttaataataataatgataataatgatgataataataataataataatgatgatgatgatgatgattactattacacacacacgtgtatatatatatatatatatatatatatatatatatatatacatatttatatgtattatatatatatatatatatatatatatatatatacatatatataatattatatatatatatatatatatatatatatatatatattatatatatatatatatatttatatatactgtatatatgtatatatattataatattatatatatatttatatatatatatatatatatatatatatatatatcatgattggcctatgaaaactaaatgttactgaataacttaattttccaaactttccttgtgttaactacaatgttcttaccagtttcatagttcgattcgtgcaagtagcctaaaacctttccacaacaaatcatcatcattacttttatatctattacttTATTGTTTCACCTGTTtgagcatgttgaagaataagggctttaaaagtctgtcaattttacatgttgatttcttactctacctctagagttattaggttctttgaatGGCTAGCTTGGATccatatatctagttacggctaaattttcctttgcctacaaattcaacgattcgtctggtctattctttacacattctcatctgtctttatacacctttcaacactgagattaccaaacacttcttcgttcaagggtttaactactgttcagtggctactttcctcttcataaggattgagacactctagctatggtaagtagctcttctaggagaaggacacaccaaaaggataataataataataataataataataataataataataataataaaaatattaatgatattaataatattaatatcaataataataaataataataataataataataataataataataatagtaataacaatctcaataaaaatattaatattaagaataataatactaatattaatgttaacgttaatatcaatattgatagtcaatataatcaatgatgtcatcagctatgggtgcgtcaataAAACAGTGCAATTTCGACTGATCAGGAGAAATGAGGACCTTTGAGAGGTACAGAGGTGCctcattggttttgcctaatgcaaagaaaagaaaactgtgatggaaaaaggaaacagcgagcaaggtttagcctgctgctgcagttagtcgtcgctcatctatacttggggtcaggagatgccttcatacagatCGTAAGgttaaagatacttgcgacagtgaaattaaaaagcgttaagatagcagcatagagtagtcaaataatcccaaagaagagaccaaaATGTGCTTCTCACTCTCTAAGTTagtgggttactaacaacgaaaaaaatggacaatataaatcttccaagcggtagttggatgtgtataatttattgccttatcgagtgagttatacaatttcatgatgtatgatgagtatgtatatatatgaatttttcaatgtagaatgaatatctatttggctaagcaatagatgttttaatctagattaatcctcttggttatgaaatgtcacagacaagtgttcccctgggaatctaacaaacttttgaaattcaaagtattttagtaacattcagttttaagaactaaagggcaaatattggcttttaaacacatatatgcatagcatgtgagtgtgtttatacatacatatactttatatacatacacatatatatacgttcatgcatatatatatatatatatatatgtgtgtgtgtgtgtgtgcatgtgtttatacatgcatatactgtatttaaatgtacacacatacacacaaacatacacacacacacatttatatatatatatatatatatatatatatatatatatatatatatatataagagagagagagagagagagagagagagagagagagagagagagagagagagagagagagagagagagagagagagagagagagagagagagagagagaatctagccatatatatgatcgtgcactaaaagagtgacataagaaaagtcacataacttgacatgtaacagttttagtggtaattaagttaatgatactcataaatacagtgatagatttagccgttacttaaacataactgttgaaggtaaggtgtatcccatccccaagattcgatccaagtgtgtggagcatttatcacACCAAGACCagaaaataatgtagagacttgctACAGCAGATTCGAGACAGTTGTTGAATGATACCATATGGtaatttacaagatgattcgagactttattaaGGAAACACCATCAAACAGTCCAAGAGGTACGcattttcaattcactgtcgcaagtatctctgaccttacgacctgtatgaatgcatctcctgaccccaagtttATATgcgcgacgactaactgcagcagcaggctaaaccttgctcGCTGTTTCTTTagtccaacacagttttcttttctttgcattaggctaaaggctgcttgctgttcactttttccaacatgattttcttttctttgtattaggcaaaaccaatgatacaactgtgtacctctcaaaggttttcatttctcttgatcagtctaaattacattgttttatagacgtACCCATAGCTGATGCCATccttgattattcattatgaatattaatattaacattaacatcaacattagtattagtattattattattaacattaatattattattactatcattcatattattatcattattcatataattcatattattattaataccattataattattattattcttgttattattattattattattattattattattattattatcattaatcatatttttattattattattattattattattattattattattattattattattattattattattattattattattagctaagctagacccCAAGCTgggaaagcacgatgctaaaaaccaattgttccaacaacaacaaaaatagccaagtgaagaaaggaaatagataaactacaagacaagtaatgaacaattaaaaataaaaaatttacaaaacagtatcaacattgaaataaatcttccatatataaactatagaatagtgtgcacgaatgtagccttaagaaagagaactctgccccaagactgacgaagacaatgttacagaggttatggcacgacccaatactaaaaaacaatggtttcatttcggagtgtccttctcctagaagagccgcttaccatagctagagtgtcccaatccttatgaagaggaaagtagccactgaacagtagttaaacccttgaacgaagaagaattgtttggtaatctcagtgttgaaaggtgtataaggacagatgagaatgtgtaaagaatagaccagacgaatcggtgaatttgtaggcaaaggaaaatttagcCGTAACTCGATATATGGATCCAAGCTAGCCATTCAAAGAACTTGATAACTCTagaggtagagtaagaaatcaataaGTAAAATTggcagacttttaaaacccttactcttcaacatgcttaaacaggtgcaacaataaagtaataaatacaaaagtaatgaagatgatttgttgtggaaaggttgtaggctgcTTGCACGactcgaactatgaaactggtaagaacattgtagttaacacaaggaaagtttggaaaattaagttattcggtaacatttagttttcataggccaatcatgatacatacatatatatatatatatatatatatatatatatatatatatatatatatagatatatatatagatatatatatatatatatatatatacatatacatacatatatatacatatatatatatacacatatatatatatatatatacatacatatatatatatatatatatatatatatatatatatatatatatacggtatatataaaaatatatatatatatacatatatatatatatacagtatatataaatatatatatatatatatatatatatatatatatatatatatatatatatttatatatatacatatatatatatatatatatatatatatatatatatacgtgtgtaataatcatcatcatcattattattattattattattattattattattattattattattattattaagctatttataaacatttcatctctttatgaacgcagttactgatcataactttaatgagctagttacccatcaaatctcaacgcagccgtaataaaggagttactcTTATAATCTCTCTGcctacgaagccccgccccaatctgcaaacctgtttaggaaaaaaaaaatcgcctcccgagcacctgtcgtccagaaagggatgTTATGGAAATCTCCCACAAACAACCGTTTATCCAGagacttatatgagtgactgtagctCTACCGTACATATTTCCTGAAAAGATGTACTTGTTCAATTTGTGAAAATGCAAATTCTTTCTATTCGCATTTAGAAAAAAGATGATATAAAACTTTAAGTTTAAATAAAGTCGTAATAGAATGTGATAGACGTaactaatgaaacaaaaaaaatgatCTTTAATAAGTTGATCATAACtggcaaagaaaacaaaaaaaaaaaattaaaatcgaacgacaaaataatttttccaataaaTGTGTAtaagaaaacctgaaaaaaaattaccttcaaaAAGTTACAAAGTTTACAAAGACattaacaataaatgaaaaaaaaaattaaattgaacgacaaaatatttcttttccaatAAATGTATATAAGAAAGCCGAAGGAATACGCGATGAGATTAAGATGTAAGAAACTAGGAGGAAAGGCCGAACAATGACGTAATTAGCCTGTTTATTAAAACATCTAGCAAATGCTTTCGCTTAGATTGCAAAGTAATTGCTTTAATTCTAATACAAAAAAATGCTAGTGGCAAATGCTTAGAGCAGCAAATATATACAAGTTATCAGTAATtactttatttccaatatatttaaaacaatgcaATCCTCCATTTCATGAATTACTCTAAAAAAATTAATTCCCTTCCATGAAATCTGAAAGTTACAGTCATGCTGACTTTTGTACTATTCAGTTTAACTGGCTTTATGTAGAGAGTTTCTACATACACTACAtgcaataaaccatatatatatatatatatatatatatatatatatatatatatatatatatatatacatacatacatacatatatatatatatatatatatatatatatatatatatatatatatatatatatatatatatatagatttatatacacacacacacacatatatatatatatatatatatatatatatatatatatatatatatatatatatatatatatacagtatacacatacacacacatacacacatatatatttatgtgtatgtgtgtgtgtatgtatgtatatatatatatatatatatatatatatatatatatatatatatatatactgtatatatattcagtatatgcatatttatttatttatctatatatatatatatatatatatatatatatatatatatatatatatatatacatatatagatagatagatagaaagatagatagatagatgttgtaagtttttcctttttgatattcgctagaattcaacttttattttttatagacacaacattttcatttgaaaaaaaaaatgcgtatcattcatgtaacagaaagctcctatatttttaaaagaaaatatactatatatctcaaacatgactatggattatgttcacacaaaacacacatacacacacacacacacacacatatatatatatatatatatatatatatatatatatatatatatatatacatatatacatatatatatatatatatatatatatatatatatatatatatatatatatatatatatacatgtagacatgtagacgagactttttagctatggtaaggagctgcTCTATGAAAAGTACCATATTCTATGTAccatagtaacggctgatgattatatatatatatatatatatatatatatatatatatatatatatatatatatatatatatatatatatatatatttatatattatcatcagccgttactatggTACATAGGATATGGTACTTTTCATAGAgcagctccttaccatagctaaaaagtctcgtctacccttatgaagaggaaagtagccactgaacaattacattgcaatagttaaccccttgagcaaagaattgttcggtaatagcagtgttgtcagatgtacgaagacagaggagaatgtgctaagaataggccagcctattttgtgtatgtgtacgcaaggataaaatgagccataaccagggggagggatccaatgttgtacggtatggccagtcaaaggagccgataactccaagacggtagtatctcaacgggtggctggtgctctggccaacctactacctgtcgtttggacacaaacaaacaaacaaacaaacacacacacacacacacacatatatatatataaatatatatatatatatatatatatatatatatatatatatatatatatatatatcatctcctcctatgtctattgtcgcaaaaggccttggttagatttcgccagtcgtctctatcttgagcttttaattcaatacttcaatatccatctatctatctatctatatatatatatatatatatatatatatatatatatatatatatatatatatatatatatatatatatatatatatatatatatatatatgtgtgtgtatgtaataataataataataataataataataataataataataataatgataacaacaacaacaataataataataataagaataataataataatgatcataataattggAGATTTACCGTATTAAATTAGTTGATGTCACGATTTCCCTAGTACttactaagtatgcatatatacagtatatatatatatatatatatatatatatatatatatatatatatatatatatatatatatatatatatacatatatactgtgtatatatgtgtgtgtgtatgtatgcatatatatatacacacacgcatatatatatatatatatatatatatatatatatatatatatatatatatatatatatatataatgctcttaatgtttacagatgatgtacccaatcttaagacaacaacaacaacaacaataataataatggaatatgagatttaCGTGTGAAATTTACTTGAAACGTAAAGGATTTCtttccggcttccgagatttcttggcgaagctgaaccaaaacgtttcggtttctaaagagctgaaaaaaaatttaaaatttcttcaatttttttttatttagagaaactctatatcaattTAAAAGACTTCATTTCTTCCACAAGAAAATGACGGTAAAATCTATTAGTTAATTTAACTTTCGAtgttaataaatctttcatatttcatcttttttcggtaaaagtttttcgagaatttctccttgcaaaggatggaaagagatgaaattgtctccagagtcttcaagaattGTTCTTGTTTCCGTTGAGTCTCCAAGAGGATTCCGAATCCAAAAGGGTGTCCGGGAATCGTTTGAAGgaaatttcaagtttttaatattagacctgaaaaaagaagaagaatctagttATCTAACATAAatcttcaaagaaaataaaaatgactaaaGGATTTCTAGGAATGCTGAACCTGCAACAAGGAGGAActaacaagatgtcccagtttactactggccatcttcaagttaagaggacagtttgcggtgtggttttcacggaaccacaagaggaaggatccttaatgtatagaatgacctcttggataaggtctaaggaccccttcaactctgagggcgggatggaagagaaggtggaaggaggacccccagaggaaaaggaacagaaaagagaggaggtggagaaggagaaggagactgTTCAAAAGACATTGGAGGAACGCATCGGTTTCCTGGAAAAGGAACTGGAAGCAGCATTTGCCGAGATCAGTCTCAGAAAGGAAGTAGAATCGAAATTCTTGGcagagaatgaagagctgagagcagagaatcaacatctctctaacatcattggaactcttcaaatcgataagaaaatcgagatggaaaatttggcaaccaagaatgacgacctggaacgaacaaacgaacatctaaaacaggaactctgcagtcaaaaagttgtccttgaacaatataaaaatgaattaatggaaaaagacaaatcaaatattGAACTCACTGCGAAATTGGAAAAAGTTCGTCaaaacaaaaggaaactggaaaagttcgttaaaaagaagatggaagtaattgagcagatttcagaacagaCACATGAACTGGAAAAGAGCCTCAATGAGGCAAGGATAAATGATCTGATCAGGAATGGCCGTTACAAATGCCTTTTACAAGAGTTACAAAGTCTCAAGAAAGAACAATTGAATAAATTAAGTGACTTGgagcaaaaaaatattcaatcGAGGGAGGAACTGGAAAAAGTTAAGTCTGAAAAGGAGAGTATGGCTTCTATCACCAAGGAGAGAGATAGTCACAAGGAACGTGTCTCCCATCTAAGTTCTAGTAAGGAAATGTCAGAGGAGAGGATCGTCCAAttcaccaaagaaaatgttggtctgaaggacgagctgcttgcggcaaatgagatcatcccttcactcaaggaggaacttaaagggggagataagaagaaagaaaacagaccTGGAATCAGGTAAGTGAGACTTAACAAGACAAGTTTAGAAATCTCGACCGAGATGGATGTTAAGGATagtcagaaggaagatgtccaaaaggatgtcagagacaataaaagtgaggaaaaagtagtcgaggcagaggaccaggatgccaacggacgtaaggctgagaaAGGCGCTCTCCGTGACACCAACAACCAAcaggaagagcagaagctccaaaaggaaacttccagggacgaggaggagaagaaaaaggaagaaaagattgcaAAGAGAACTACTCGAAAACCTATCgtatttgacctggaacccgagaagcccaaaagggtcatctcctcatccgacagtagtcacatcaccttccaaggtgaaaaggttagagccACCACCACAAGGGACTATGGCCTCAACGGGTACGTGACTGTCGACTTGAATGTCCcgaggaagttccacagagccatatatggagtggaaggaaggacgctgatggagatcacccggcagagtggagtcagcttaatagatatgccacgaaggcatgaatatagtaatttaatcaccatcagtggtaccattaagcaggttcaattagcagctgatcatatcgaatggcttctgaggagtctcgctggtacttaaatacttcgatcagcaaatggataaaaaaatgaaaaaccaaaaaaaaaaaaaataaataaaataaaaaaataaaaaatgagaaaaaaaataaataaaataaataaaaaaaaactaaaaaatgaaaaaaaaataaaaaaaatctaaaaatgaaaaacccccaaaaagaaaaaaaaatttaaaaacccaaAAAAGTTTAATTTCAGGTTATTTTGTGAGGGATAGGAGATTCAGACGAGTTTTGCCAGGACCAAACCCTCAGATAATTGTGCTCAATCCAATCAGGACAAGTTCGAGATAccacatccacaggaaggagatccccTCCCCCCCACCGGGATCTATGGACTGACTGACTGATAGACAAATGGTGAGCTGATGCCCtcacaaaattcttcattttttttaggcttaaggtttttcttttaggcttaaggttttttttttttggtttaagtttttttttaggcttaaggtttttttaggcttaaggttttttcaggtttaaggttttttttagggttaaggtttttttttaggcttaagggttttttttaggcttaaggtttttttttaggcttaaggtttttctttttaggtttaaggttcttttttaggcttgaggactggctatgcaggtgaagaaaccctgataatgatgaatgagcgtgtcttgtttgggtaaaatgacgcttggcttcaccgcccgacctacaatggcacttggcttcaccgcctggcctaaaatggcacttggcttcaccgcctggcctaaaatggcgcttggcttcaccacctggcctaaaatggcgctt from Palaemon carinicauda isolate YSFRI2023 chromosome 35, ASM3689809v2, whole genome shotgun sequence includes:
- the LOC137627338 gene encoding cilia- and flagella-associated protein 45-like, whose amino-acid sequence is MEKDKSNIELTAKLEKVRQNKRKLEKFVKKKMEVIEQISEQTHELEKSLNEARINDLIRNGRYKCLLQELQSLKKEQLNKLSDLEQKNIQSREELEKVKSEKESMASITKERDSHKERVSHLSSSKEMSEERIVQFTKENVGLKDELLAANEIIPSLKEELKGGDKKKENRPGIR